The Bdellovibrio sp. NC01 genome includes the window CACTTTCGGCGAATTCACCCCATCGTTATGAGCATGCATTGATTGGCAATTGTGCCTACACTGCTCTGGTAGATAAACAGGCTAACATCAGTTGGCTGTGTTGGCCAAGGTTCGATTCAAGTTTTATCTTTGGATCCCTAATTGATTTAGAAAAAGGTGGCGAGTTTGCAATCTCCTCTTGTGCAGAGAAGGTTTCAACACAACAAAACTACATCAGAAATACAAATATTTTATCGACTCGCTTTGAAACAAGCGATGGCATTTTCGAAGTGATTGATTTTGCTCCGCGCTTTAGTTTGTTTGAACGCTATCACAAACCGCTAATGCTATTTCGCAAAATCAAAAAAATCTCCGGCCATCCGCGCATTCGCGTGCGCTGCAAACCCGTTGGTGATCACGGAAAAATTATTCCGCAAGCACTGATGGGCAGTAATCACATTCGCTATGAAGGTCTAGAACAACCCGTACGTCTGACGACGAACGCTTCACTGACGTACATTTTAGAAGAGCGAGATTTTACTTTAAGTGAAGATTTGTACTTAGTGCTTTCATGGGGCATTCCCCTTGAAGGCCCGCTACAAACAACGTTCGAAGAATTTTTAAATCGCACAGAAACTTATTGGAAAACGTGGGTTGAACACTGTCATCTTCCGCGCGTGTTTCAAAAGGAAGTGATTCGCTCTGCTTTGACTTTAAAGATGCATCAATATGAAGACACTGGTGCCATCATCGCTTCCGCAACAACAAGTTTACCGGAAATTCACGGCGAAGGTCGTAACTGGGATTATCGTTTCTGTTGGTTGCGCGATACTTATTATACTCTTTCTGCTTTAAATTCTTTGGGACACTTCGAAGAAATGGAAAAGTATGCGCACTTTATTGAGAATTTAAATCTCGACGATCTTGAAAGCCTGCAACCCGTGTATCGCATTGATGGTACGGCTGACATGACTGAAATTGAAATGCCACTGGCTGGATATCTTGGTAACAAACCTGTGCGCATCGGAAATCAGGCTGCCTTGCAAATTCAGCACGATGCTTACGGGCAGATTCTTTTAGCACTATTTAAACTCTACACCGACGAACGCTTATCCGGTCGTGGAGATCGTTCCTCGTCACGCTTGATGCGTTCTGTTCTTCGTTATATTGAAAAAACGATGGAAGTTCCCGACAACGGCGTATGGGAATTCCGTGGCAAGCAAGCCGTGCACTCTTACACACTCATGTTTCATTGGGCAGGAAGTGCGGCAGTTAGAAAAGTTGCGCGCTTATTGAAAGATGATGAGCTGATTGCTCGGTCAGAAAAAACTTTGCGCCATGCTGAAGAATTACTTGAACAGTGTTATTCAGAAAAAAAACAAGCTTACGCGCAGGCGGTTGGTTCCAACGAACTTGATGCGAGCATGTTACAATTAATTACTCTGGGATATTTTTTCGATAAACCCAAAGAGCGCGCGTTCTTGCACCTTGAAGCCATTGAACGTGAACTTGCGCTGGCTCCAGGATTTTTACTTCGCTATCGCCATGAAGATGATTTTGGTCTGCAAAAGTCTGCCTTTTTAGTGTGCAGCTTCTGGTATATCGAAGC containing:
- a CDS encoding glycoside hydrolase family 15 protein, whose protein sequence is MERETLSANSPHRYEHALIGNCAYTALVDKQANISWLCWPRFDSSFIFGSLIDLEKGGEFAISSCAEKVSTQQNYIRNTNILSTRFETSDGIFEVIDFAPRFSLFERYHKPLMLFRKIKKISGHPRIRVRCKPVGDHGKIIPQALMGSNHIRYEGLEQPVRLTTNASLTYILEERDFTLSEDLYLVLSWGIPLEGPLQTTFEEFLNRTETYWKTWVEHCHLPRVFQKEVIRSALTLKMHQYEDTGAIIASATTSLPEIHGEGRNWDYRFCWLRDTYYTLSALNSLGHFEEMEKYAHFIENLNLDDLESLQPVYRIDGTADMTEIEMPLAGYLGNKPVRIGNQAALQIQHDAYGQILLALFKLYTDERLSGRGDRSSSRLMRSVLRYIEKTMEVPDNGVWEFRGKQAVHSYTLMFHWAGSAAVRKVARLLKDDELIARSEKTLRHAEELLEQCYSEKKQAYAQAVGSNELDASMLQLITLGYFFDKPKERAFLHLEAIERELALAPGFLLRYRHEDDFGLQKSAFLVCSFWYIEALAHLGRAHEAEELLRVVIKTQNHVGLMSEDFDVETGSQWGNFPQTYSHVGLINCAFAIDRALKSPVFF